A region of Aliivibrio fischeri DNA encodes the following proteins:
- a CDS encoding cold-shock protein, translating into MSKSTGIVKWFNEEKGFGFITQDNGGADVFVHFRAIATEGFKTLKEGQAVTFTVEQGQKGPQAADVTPA; encoded by the coding sequence ATGTCTAAATCAACTGGTATCGTTAAGTGGTTCAACGAAGAGAAAGGTTTCGGTTTCATTACTCAAGATAACGGCGGCGCTGACGTATTCGTTCACTTCCGTGCTATCGCAACTGAAGGTTTCAAAACTCTGAAAGAAGGCCAAGCGGTAACTTTCACTGTTGAACAAGGTCAAAAAGGCCCACAAGCTGCAGACGTTACTCCAGCTTAA
- the ilvD gene encoding dihydroxy-acid dehydratase — protein sequence MPTYRSATTTHGRNMAGARALWRATGVKEDDFGKPIIAVVNSFTQFVPGHVHLKDMGQLVAGEIEKAGGIAKEFNTIAVDDGIAMGHGGMLYSLPSRELIADSVEYMVNAHCADAMVCISNCDKITPGMMMAAMRLNIPVIFVSGGPMEAGKTKLSDQIIKLDLVDAMIQGADPTVSDAQSEQIERSACPTCGSCSGMFTANSMNCLTEALGLSQPGNGSMLATHADREQLFINAGKRIVELTKRYYEQDDESALPRNIADRAAFENAMALDIAMGGSSNTVLHLLASAQEGEIDFDMGDIDEMSRRVPHLCKVAPSTPKYHMEDVHRAGGVMAILGELDRAGLLNNQTKTVLGLTMQEQLARYDIMQTEDEEILKFFRAGPAGIRTTKAFSQDCRWDRLDDDRKEGCIRTKENAFSQEGGLAVLSGNIAVDGCIVKTAGVDEENLKFQGPAIVFESQDSAVEGILGGKVKAGEVVVIRYEGPKGGPGMQEMLYPTTYLKSMGLGKACALLTDGRFSGGTSGLSIGHASPEAASGGTIGLVNDGDIITIDIPSRSITLDVPESELQARRAKQDELGWKPVNRQREVSFALKAYASMATSADKGAVRDKSKLEG from the coding sequence ATGCCAACTTATCGTTCAGCCACCACCACTCACGGACGTAACATGGCCGGAGCACGCGCTTTATGGCGTGCAACTGGCGTTAAAGAAGATGACTTTGGTAAACCCATCATTGCTGTTGTTAACTCATTTACTCAATTTGTTCCGGGTCACGTACATCTTAAAGATATGGGACAACTTGTTGCTGGCGAAATAGAAAAAGCCGGAGGTATCGCCAAAGAGTTTAATACTATCGCCGTTGATGATGGTATCGCTATGGGTCACGGTGGCATGCTTTATTCTCTGCCATCACGCGAGCTCATTGCAGACTCTGTTGAATACATGGTTAATGCTCACTGTGCTGATGCTATGGTATGTATTTCTAACTGCGACAAAATTACCCCAGGAATGATGATGGCTGCAATGCGTCTTAACATTCCAGTGATTTTTGTGTCAGGCGGCCCAATGGAAGCAGGAAAAACTAAGCTTTCAGATCAAATAATCAAACTGGATCTTGTTGATGCAATGATCCAAGGTGCCGATCCCACTGTTTCCGATGCTCAAAGTGAGCAGATCGAGCGTTCAGCTTGTCCAACTTGTGGATCGTGTTCAGGAATGTTCACGGCTAACTCAATGAACTGTTTAACCGAAGCGCTCGGTTTATCTCAACCAGGTAATGGCTCAATGCTCGCTACTCACGCCGATCGCGAGCAGCTGTTTATTAATGCAGGTAAACGTATTGTTGAATTAACAAAGCGTTATTATGAGCAAGATGATGAATCAGCACTTCCAAGAAATATTGCCGACCGTGCTGCATTTGAAAATGCCATGGCACTGGATATCGCAATGGGCGGTTCTAGTAATACCGTTCTTCACCTTTTAGCTTCCGCTCAAGAAGGCGAAATTGATTTCGATATGGGTGACATTGATGAGATGTCTCGTCGAGTACCTCACTTGTGTAAAGTCGCTCCATCAACGCCTAAATATCATATGGAAGATGTTCACCGAGCAGGTGGTGTAATGGCTATCCTTGGTGAGTTAGATAGAGCAGGGCTTCTGAACAATCAAACAAAAACGGTTCTTGGCTTAACCATGCAAGAGCAACTTGCACGATACGATATTATGCAAACTGAAGACGAAGAGATCCTTAAATTCTTCCGTGCAGGACCTGCAGGGATCCGAACAACAAAAGCATTCTCGCAAGATTGCCGTTGGGATCGCCTTGATGACGACCGAAAAGAAGGGTGTATTCGAACCAAAGAAAATGCCTTTAGCCAAGAAGGTGGTCTCGCCGTTCTATCTGGCAATATCGCGGTTGATGGTTGTATTGTAAAAACCGCCGGCGTTGATGAAGAAAATCTAAAGTTCCAAGGTCCAGCCATTGTTTTTGAAAGCCAAGACTCAGCGGTAGAAGGCATTTTAGGTGGAAAAGTTAAAGCGGGCGAGGTCGTTGTTATTCGCTACGAAGGTCCAAAGGGTGGTCCGGGTATGCAAGAAATGCTTTACCCAACCACTTACTTGAAATCAATGGGCTTAGGCAAAGCATGTGCGCTTCTAACTGATGGTCGATTCTCTGGTGGTACATCAGGCCTATCTATAGGTCACGCATCTCCAGAAGCTGCAAGTGGTGGCACAATAGGTTTAGTTAACGATGGTGATATCATTACCATCGATATCCCAAGCCGCTCAATTACGCTTGATGTACCAGAATCAGAACTGCAAGCTCGTCGAGCGAAACAAGATGAACTCGGTTGGAAACCTGTGAATCGTCAACGTGAAGTCTCTTTTGCACTAAAAGCCTATGCAAGTATGGCAACAAGTGCAGATAAAGGTGCTGTACGTGATAAATCTAAGTTAGAAGGGTAA
- a CDS encoding branched-chain amino acid transaminase, protein MSKTADFIWFNGEMVPWADANVHVLTHAMHYGTSVFEGVRCYNTPNGPIIFRHPEHAKRLKNSAKIYRFPIPYTEEEIMEATRETLRQNKLDSAYIRPLGFVGNVGLGVCPPENTEMELIIAAFPWGSYLGEEALENGVDAMISSWNRAAPNTIPTAAKAGGNYLSSLLVGGEARRHGYDEGIALSVDGYLSEGAGENLFVVRDGILSTPPATSAILPGITRDSIMTLAKDMGYEIREENIAREALYLADEVFMTGTAAEIVPVRSVDKITVGEGKRGPITKEIQAAYFGLFNGTTEDKWGWLDYVYPENAPSAK, encoded by the coding sequence ATGTCAAAGACAGCAGATTTTATTTGGTTTAATGGTGAGATGGTTCCTTGGGCAGACGCAAATGTGCATGTTCTGACTCACGCAATGCATTATGGAACATCCGTTTTTGAAGGGGTGCGTTGTTATAACACGCCAAATGGTCCAATTATTTTCCGCCACCCAGAGCACGCAAAACGTTTAAAAAATTCCGCTAAAATTTATCGCTTCCCAATTCCATATACTGAAGAAGAAATTATGGAAGCAACACGTGAAACCTTACGTCAAAACAAACTCGATTCTGCTTATATTCGTCCTTTGGGCTTTGTAGGAAATGTAGGTTTAGGTGTTTGCCCACCAGAAAATACGGAAATGGAACTCATTATTGCTGCATTCCCATGGGGATCTTACCTAGGAGAAGAAGCATTAGAAAATGGGGTTGATGCCATGATTTCAAGTTGGAACCGTGCTGCACCAAATACCATTCCAACCGCAGCAAAAGCAGGTGGTAACTATTTATCTTCTTTATTAGTTGGTGGTGAAGCCCGTCGTCATGGTTACGATGAAGGTATTGCTTTAAGTGTTGATGGCTATCTTTCTGAAGGTGCTGGTGAAAACCTATTTGTTGTTCGTGATGGTATTCTTTCTACGCCACCTGCAACCAGTGCCATCTTACCGGGAATAACTCGAGATTCTATCATGACGCTTGCAAAAGATATGGGGTATGAAATTCGTGAAGAAAACATCGCACGCGAAGCGCTATATCTTGCAGACGAAGTATTTATGACAGGCACAGCGGCTGAAATCGTTCCAGTACGCTCTGTTGACAAGATTACCGTTGGTGAAGGTAAACGTGGTCCTATCACAAAAGAGATCCAAGCCGCTTACTTTGGTCTGTTCAATGGAACAACCGAAGATAAATGGGGTTGGTTAGATTACGTATACCCAGAAAATGCACCATCAGCTAAATAA
- the ilvA gene encoding threonine ammonia-lyase, biosynthetic, which yields MSNSSYQTGAEYLRQILRAPIYEVATVTPLQDMPRLSERINNRVQLKREDRQPVHSFKLRGAYNMVANLTQEQKNAGVIAASAGNHAQGMALSGTKLGIQTTIVMPKTTPDIKVEAVKGFGGNVVLHGSNFDEAKAEAERLSQLHGYTFVPPFDHPLVIAGQGTIGMEMLQQNGHLDYIFVPIGGGGLAAGIAVLIKQLMPEIKVIAVEPEDSSCLKAALDAGEPVILDQVSMFADGVAVKRIGDETFRLCQKYLDGHISVSSDEICAAVKDIFEDTRAIAEPSGALALAGLKKFADQHQLENKQLGTVLSGANTNFHGLRYVSERCELGEKREGLLAVTIPERQGAFFEFCNLIGGRAVTEFNYRYNDDKLANIFVGVRLQEGQEELDNIINDLQKGEYPVVDLSDDEMAKLHIRYMIGGKPSKTMQERLYSFEFPEYPGALVRFLSTLGTHWNISLFNYRNHGADYGRVLCGFELTDSDLASFSKHLEELGYQWKDETDNLAYRFFLS from the coding sequence ATGAGCAACTCTTCATATCAAACTGGCGCAGAATATCTGCGTCAGATCTTACGAGCACCAATCTATGAAGTGGCAACAGTAACACCACTTCAAGATATGCCTCGTTTATCTGAGCGCATTAATAACCGAGTTCAGTTAAAGCGAGAAGACCGTCAACCGGTTCACTCCTTTAAACTTCGTGGTGCTTACAATATGGTTGCAAATCTAACCCAAGAGCAAAAAAATGCTGGGGTTATTGCTGCATCTGCAGGTAATCACGCTCAAGGTATGGCGCTTTCAGGAACCAAGCTGGGCATTCAAACGACAATTGTGATGCCCAAAACGACACCTGATATCAAAGTTGAAGCCGTAAAAGGTTTTGGTGGTAATGTGGTTCTACATGGCAGTAATTTCGATGAAGCCAAAGCAGAAGCAGAACGTTTATCACAACTCCATGGTTATACTTTTGTACCTCCGTTTGATCACCCACTGGTGATTGCAGGTCAAGGAACAATAGGAATGGAGATGCTGCAACAAAATGGTCATCTCGATTATATCTTTGTACCTATTGGTGGTGGTGGTTTAGCTGCAGGTATTGCAGTGCTAATAAAACAACTCATGCCTGAAATAAAAGTCATCGCTGTTGAGCCTGAAGACTCTTCTTGTTTAAAAGCAGCTTTAGATGCTGGTGAGCCTGTCATTCTTGATCAAGTGAGTATGTTTGCCGATGGTGTCGCTGTTAAACGCATTGGTGATGAAACTTTCCGTCTATGTCAAAAATACCTTGATGGCCATATCAGCGTATCAAGTGATGAAATTTGTGCAGCGGTAAAAGATATTTTTGAAGATACAAGAGCGATTGCAGAACCCTCTGGTGCATTGGCATTAGCTGGTCTGAAAAAATTTGCAGATCAACATCAATTAGAAAACAAACAACTAGGAACCGTACTTTCTGGTGCAAATACTAACTTCCATGGTTTACGTTATGTATCTGAACGCTGTGAGTTAGGTGAAAAACGAGAAGGGCTATTGGCTGTAACGATTCCTGAACGTCAGGGCGCTTTCTTTGAATTTTGTAATCTAATTGGTGGCAGAGCTGTTACTGAATTTAACTACCGCTACAACGACGATAAGCTAGCTAACATTTTTGTTGGTGTTCGCTTACAAGAAGGGCAAGAAGAGCTTGATAACATCATTAATGATCTACAAAAGGGAGAATACCCAGTTGTTGATTTATCAGATGATGAAATGGCTAAGCTGCATATACGTTATATGATTGGTGGTAAACCATCAAAAACAATGCAAGAACGTTTATACAGTTTTGAATTTCCAGAATACCCTGGAGCGCTCGTTCGCTTCTTAAGTACTCTAGGTACTCACTGGAATATCAGTCTCTTCAATTATCGTAACCACGGTGCAGATTATGGACGTGTGTTATGTGGTTTTGAGCTAACTGATTCTGATCTTGCTAGTTTTTCAAAACACCTTGAAGAGCTTGGTTATCAATGGAAAGATGAGACAGATAATCTAGCTTATCGATTCTTTTTATCCTAA